The Mycolicibacterium lutetiense genome window below encodes:
- a CDS encoding helix-turn-helix transcriptional regulator yields MPQVPPARYLLRAKDLADARYADPITVDDLAAAAGLSRAHFSRMFTRTFGESPRAYLQSRRLERAAALLRNTDRSVADICVMVGLQSVGSFTTSFARVYGRPPAAYRAGLPSAMLRAPVPSCILARDTRRAHPGRAKTAQTEKTTGPDRT; encoded by the coding sequence ATGCCACAGGTGCCACCGGCACGATATTTGCTCCGCGCGAAAGACCTGGCGGACGCCCGTTATGCGGATCCGATCACCGTCGACGACCTCGCGGCAGCCGCCGGATTGTCCCGGGCGCATTTCAGCCGGATGTTCACCCGTACCTTCGGCGAGTCGCCACGGGCCTACCTGCAGAGCCGGCGGCTCGAGCGGGCCGCGGCACTGCTGCGCAACACCGATCGTTCGGTCGCCGACATCTGCGTGATGGTCGGCCTGCAGAGTGTCGGTTCGTTCACGACGAGCTTCGCGCGGGTGTACGGCAGGCCGCCGGCGGCCTACCGGGCCGGCCTGCCGTCGGCGATGCTCCGCGCTCCGGTGCCCAGTTGCATCCTGGCGCGGGATACCCGGCGTGCCCATCCGGGTCGGGCGAAGACAGCACAAACGGAGAAGACGACGGGGCCCGACCGAACGTAG
- a CDS encoding CYTH and CHAD domain-containing protein, with protein sequence MAPGSSHTARYTEIERKFAVTEGTVSPSFEGLSAVAEVERTQTQHLDAVYFDTPDRDLAAHRITLRRRTGGADAGWHLKLPAGVDTRTEIRTPLGAGTDTVPEDLRDIVLAIVRDRPLAPVARISTERSVEVLHGADGVALAEFCDDRVTASATGQEADQQSWREWELELLIADAPDDLMDRLANRLADAGAEPAGHGSKLAKVLGTDQAPAPSPPADPVLRAIAEQVDQLLLWDRAVRADAYDSVHQMRVTTRKIRSLLQESKDSFGLDDDGWVLDELRALAAVLGVARDAEVLGERYQRALDEMPAELIRGPVRQRLVEGANRRYTAGWRRSLLAIRSPRYFRLLDALEELVSAEKPESTDAAATSVSIDAAYKRVRKAAKAAAAVAADDASAEEKDEALHRIRKGAKRLRYTAAATGADKVSDRAKSIQTLLGDHQDSVVSKAHLSTQADAAHAAGEDTFTYGLLYQQEHDTAQQSRALLDDALKKLAKAVRKAH encoded by the coding sequence ATGGCCCCCGGCAGTTCGCATACCGCGAGGTACACCGAAATCGAGCGGAAGTTCGCCGTCACCGAAGGCACCGTCTCGCCGTCGTTCGAGGGATTGTCGGCCGTCGCCGAGGTTGAGCGCACTCAAACGCAGCATCTGGACGCGGTGTATTTCGACACCCCGGATCGCGACCTTGCCGCACATCGCATCACGTTGCGGCGCCGCACCGGCGGCGCCGATGCGGGCTGGCACCTGAAGCTTCCGGCCGGCGTCGACACCCGCACCGAGATCCGTACGCCGCTGGGCGCCGGTACCGACACGGTGCCCGAGGATCTGCGCGACATCGTGCTGGCGATCGTCCGGGATCGTCCGCTGGCTCCGGTGGCCCGGATCAGCACCGAGCGCAGCGTCGAGGTCCTGCACGGAGCCGACGGCGTCGCACTGGCCGAGTTCTGCGATGACCGGGTGACCGCATCGGCCACCGGACAGGAAGCCGATCAACAAAGTTGGCGGGAGTGGGAGTTGGAGCTCCTCATCGCCGATGCACCCGACGATCTGATGGATCGGCTGGCGAATCGGCTGGCCGATGCCGGGGCGGAGCCGGCCGGGCATGGTTCGAAGCTGGCCAAGGTGCTGGGCACCGATCAGGCCCCGGCCCCGAGTCCCCCGGCCGATCCGGTGCTCCGGGCCATCGCCGAGCAGGTCGACCAGCTGTTGCTGTGGGACCGTGCCGTACGTGCCGATGCCTACGACTCGGTACATCAGATGCGGGTGACGACCCGCAAGATCCGCAGCCTGCTGCAGGAATCCAAGGACTCGTTCGGACTGGACGACGACGGCTGGGTGCTCGACGAATTGCGGGCGTTGGCCGCGGTGCTGGGGGTGGCCCGCGATGCCGAGGTGCTGGGTGAGCGCTACCAGCGCGCGCTCGATGAGATGCCCGCCGAGCTGATCCGGGGCCCGGTGCGCCAGCGACTCGTCGAGGGTGCCAACCGCCGCTACACCGCGGGCTGGCGTCGTTCGCTGCTGGCGATACGGTCGCCGCGCTACTTCCGACTGCTGGACGCTCTGGAGGAGTTGGTCAGCGCCGAAAAGCCGGAATCCACGGACGCCGCTGCAACTTCCGTATCCATCGACGCCGCGTACAAGCGGGTTCGCAAGGCCGCCAAGGCTGCCGCGGCGGTGGCGGCCGACGATGCCAGCGCCGAGGAAAAGGACGAGGCGCTACACCGGATTCGCAAGGGCGCCAAGCGGCTTCGTTACACCGCGGCGGCCACCGGGGCAGACAAGGTGTCCGATCGGGCGAAGAGCATCCAGACCTTGCTGGGCGACCACCAGGACAGCGTGGTGAGCAAGGCGCATCTGAGCACCCAGGCCGATGCCGCACATGCCGCCGGTGAAGACACCTTCACCTACGGGCTGCTCTACCAACAGGAGCACGACACCGCTCAGCAGTCCCGGGCGCTGCTGGACGACGCGCTGAAGAAGCTGGCCAAGGCGGTGCGCAAGGCCCACTAG